One segment of Tenrec ecaudatus isolate mTenEca1 chromosome 1, mTenEca1.hap1, whole genome shotgun sequence DNA contains the following:
- the SSX2IP gene encoding afadin- and alpha-actinin-binding protein isoform X1 yields the protein MGDWMTVTDPALSSESINISQYTSETKMSPSSLYSHQVLCSSIPLSKNVQSFFSAFCTEENIEQSICYLDQELTTFGFPSLYEESKDKDAKRGLNIVAVLNCMNELLVLQRKNLLAQENVETQNLKLGSDMDHLQSCYAKLKEQLESSRREMIGLQERDRQLQCKNRNLHQLLKNEKDEVQKLQNIIASRATQYNHDMKRKEREYNKLKERLHQLVMNKKDKKIAMDVLNYVGRADGKRGSWRTGKTEARNEDEMYKILLNDYEYRQKQILMENAELKKVLQQMKREMISLLSPQKQKPRERADDRTTVVSDVEDDAGELSRESMWDLSCEAVREQLTNSIRAQWRILKSHVEKLDNQVSKVHLDGFNEDGVISRQDHEQETEKLELEIQQCKEMIKTQQQLLQQQLTTACDDDTTSLLRDCYLLEEKERLKEEWSLFKEQKKNFERERRSFTEAAIRLGSERKAFEEERACWLKQQFLNMTTFDPQNSANVKLFSAFSGTDSDRDNLTVPSRPRQRKPHGVCRRSPAGTSKLTKSLPTSPTSDFGQTRSCVSEHSSSNVLNITNEETKPNQTGRECLSPSWSLAPRPGSQDGCYNGCPLTCTSAHEEEDDLP from the exons ATGGGAGATTGGATGACTGTTACAGATCCAGCTCTGTCTTCAG AAAGCATAAATATCTCGCAATATACCTCAGAAACAAAGATGTCTCCATCAAGTTTATACTCACATCAAGTGCTATGTTCTTCAATACCGTTATCAAAAAATGTGCAGAGTTTTTTCAGTGCCTTCTGCACGGAAGAGAATATTGAACAAAGTATTTGCTATCTGGATCAG GAATTGACTACTTTCGGCTTTCCTTCATTATATGAAGAATCCAAAGACAAAGATGCCAAGAGAGGATTAAATATAGTTGCTGTTTTAAATTGTATGAATGAACTACTTGTACTTCAACGGAAGAACCTTCTAGCTCAGGAAAATGTGGAAACACAGAATCTGAAACTTGGAAGTGATATGGATCATCTCCAGAGCTGCTACGCAAAGCTTAAG GAACAACTGGAATCCTCCAGGAGAGAAATGATTGGACTTCAGGAACGAGACAGACAGCTACAATGCAAGAACAGGAATTTGCACCAGCTGCTTAAAAATGAGAAGGATGAG GTGCAAAAGTTACAAAATATCATTGCAAGCCGAGCTACACAGTACAATCATGATATGAAGAGAAAAGAACGTGAATATAATAAATTAAAGGAACGTCTGCATCAACTTGTTATGAACAAAAAGGATAAAAAAATAG CTATGGACGTTTTAAACTACGTGGGACGAGCTGATGGGAAAAGAGGCTCCTGGAGAACTGGTAAAACTGAAGCTAG GAATGAAGATGAAATGTATAAAATTCTCTTGAACGATTATGAATATCGTCAGAAACAAATCCTAATGGAAAATGCTGAACTGAAGAAGGTTCTTCAGCAAATGAAAAGGGAAAtgatttctcttctttctccccaaaaGCAGAAACCTCGGGAAAGAGCCGATGATAGGACAACC GTTGTTTCTGATGTTGAAGATGACGCTGGGGAACTAAGTAGAGAGAGCATGTGGGATCTTTCCTGCGAAGCGGTGAGAGAACAGCTGACAAATAGCATCCGAGCACAGTGGAGAATCTTGAAAAGTCATGTAGAAAAACTGGATAACCAAG TTTCAAAGGTACACTTAGATGGCTTTAATGAGGACGGTGTAATTTCACGACAAGACCATGAACAAGAGACTGAAAAGCTTGAATTAGAAATTCAGCAGTGTAAAGAAATGATTAAAACTCAGCAACAACTTTTACAG cAGCAGCTTACTACCGCATGTGACGATGATACCACCTCTCTACTACGAGACTGTTATTTGTTGGAAGAAAAAGAACGTCTCAAAGAAGAGTGGtctttatttaaagagcaaaaaaAGAATTTCGagagagaaagacgaagctttacGGAAGCCGCTATTCGCCTGGGATCGGAG AGGAAGGCGTTTGAAGAAGAAAGAGCCTGTTGGTTAAAGCAACAGTTTTTAAATATGACGACCTTCGACCCCCAGAACTCAGCAAATGTGAAACTTTTCAGTGCCTTCTCAGGAA CAGATTCTGATCGGGACAATCTTACAGTACCCTCAAGGCCACGGCAGAGGAAGCCTCACGGTGTGTGCCGCAGGTCTCCCGCCGGCACGTCTAAACTTACTAAATCCCTTCCGACGTCTCCTACTTCCGACTTTGGCCAGACACGCTCCTGTGTATCTGAACATAG TTCAAGCAATGTACTGAATATAACTAATGAAGAAACTAAACCAAATCAGACTGGGAGAGAATGTCTAAGTCCGTCATGGAGCCTGGCGCCCAGACCTGGGTCACAGGATGGTTGCTACAATGGATGCCCCTTGACCTGCACAAGTGCTCATGAAGAAGAAGATGACTTACCTTAG
- the SSX2IP gene encoding afadin- and alpha-actinin-binding protein isoform X2 — MGDWMTVTDPALSSESINISQYTSETKMSPSSLYSHQVLCSSIPLSKNVQSFFSAFCTEENIEQSICYLDQELTTFGFPSLYEESKDKDAKRGLNIVAVLNCMNELLVLQRKNLLAQENVETQNLKLGSDMDHLQSCYAKLKEQLESSRREMIGLQERDRQLQCKNRNLHQLLKNEKDEVQKLQNIIASRATQYNHDMKRKEREYNKLKERLHQLVMNKKDKKIAMDVLNYVGRADGKRGSWRTGKTEARNEDEMYKILLNDYEYRQKQILMENAELKKVLQQMKREMISLLSPQKQKPRERADDRTTVVSDVEDDAGELSRESMWDLSCEAVREQLTNSIRAQWRILKSHVEKLDNQVSKVHLDGFNEDGVISRQDHEQETEKLELEIQQCKEMIKTQQQLLQQQLTTACDDDTTSLLRDCYLLEEKERLKEEWSLFKEQKKNFERERRSFTEAAIRLGSERKAFEEERACWLKQQFLNMTTFDPQNSANVKLFSAFSGNSDRDNLTVPSRPRQRKPHGVCRRSPAGTSKLTKSLPTSPTSDFGQTRSCVSEHSSSNVLNITNEETKPNQTGRECLSPSWSLAPRPGSQDGCYNGCPLTCTSAHEEEDDLP, encoded by the exons ATGGGAGATTGGATGACTGTTACAGATCCAGCTCTGTCTTCAG AAAGCATAAATATCTCGCAATATACCTCAGAAACAAAGATGTCTCCATCAAGTTTATACTCACATCAAGTGCTATGTTCTTCAATACCGTTATCAAAAAATGTGCAGAGTTTTTTCAGTGCCTTCTGCACGGAAGAGAATATTGAACAAAGTATTTGCTATCTGGATCAG GAATTGACTACTTTCGGCTTTCCTTCATTATATGAAGAATCCAAAGACAAAGATGCCAAGAGAGGATTAAATATAGTTGCTGTTTTAAATTGTATGAATGAACTACTTGTACTTCAACGGAAGAACCTTCTAGCTCAGGAAAATGTGGAAACACAGAATCTGAAACTTGGAAGTGATATGGATCATCTCCAGAGCTGCTACGCAAAGCTTAAG GAACAACTGGAATCCTCCAGGAGAGAAATGATTGGACTTCAGGAACGAGACAGACAGCTACAATGCAAGAACAGGAATTTGCACCAGCTGCTTAAAAATGAGAAGGATGAG GTGCAAAAGTTACAAAATATCATTGCAAGCCGAGCTACACAGTACAATCATGATATGAAGAGAAAAGAACGTGAATATAATAAATTAAAGGAACGTCTGCATCAACTTGTTATGAACAAAAAGGATAAAAAAATAG CTATGGACGTTTTAAACTACGTGGGACGAGCTGATGGGAAAAGAGGCTCCTGGAGAACTGGTAAAACTGAAGCTAG GAATGAAGATGAAATGTATAAAATTCTCTTGAACGATTATGAATATCGTCAGAAACAAATCCTAATGGAAAATGCTGAACTGAAGAAGGTTCTTCAGCAAATGAAAAGGGAAAtgatttctcttctttctccccaaaaGCAGAAACCTCGGGAAAGAGCCGATGATAGGACAACC GTTGTTTCTGATGTTGAAGATGACGCTGGGGAACTAAGTAGAGAGAGCATGTGGGATCTTTCCTGCGAAGCGGTGAGAGAACAGCTGACAAATAGCATCCGAGCACAGTGGAGAATCTTGAAAAGTCATGTAGAAAAACTGGATAACCAAG TTTCAAAGGTACACTTAGATGGCTTTAATGAGGACGGTGTAATTTCACGACAAGACCATGAACAAGAGACTGAAAAGCTTGAATTAGAAATTCAGCAGTGTAAAGAAATGATTAAAACTCAGCAACAACTTTTACAG cAGCAGCTTACTACCGCATGTGACGATGATACCACCTCTCTACTACGAGACTGTTATTTGTTGGAAGAAAAAGAACGTCTCAAAGAAGAGTGGtctttatttaaagagcaaaaaaAGAATTTCGagagagaaagacgaagctttacGGAAGCCGCTATTCGCCTGGGATCGGAG AGGAAGGCGTTTGAAGAAGAAAGAGCCTGTTGGTTAAAGCAACAGTTTTTAAATATGACGACCTTCGACCCCCAGAACTCAGCAAATGTGAAACTTTTCAGTGCCTTCTCAGGAA ATTCTGATCGGGACAATCTTACAGTACCCTCAAGGCCACGGCAGAGGAAGCCTCACGGTGTGTGCCGCAGGTCTCCCGCCGGCACGTCTAAACTTACTAAATCCCTTCCGACGTCTCCTACTTCCGACTTTGGCCAGACACGCTCCTGTGTATCTGAACATAG TTCAAGCAATGTACTGAATATAACTAATGAAGAAACTAAACCAAATCAGACTGGGAGAGAATGTCTAAGTCCGTCATGGAGCCTGGCGCCCAGACCTGGGTCACAGGATGGTTGCTACAATGGATGCCCCTTGACCTGCACAAGTGCTCATGAAGAAGAAGATGACTTACCTTAG
- the SSX2IP gene encoding afadin- and alpha-actinin-binding protein isoform X4, whose translation MGDWMTVTDPALSSESINISQYTSETKMSPSSLYSHQVLCSSIPLSKNVQSFFSAFCTEENIEQSICYLDQELTTFGFPSLYEESKDKDAKRGLNIVAVLNCMNELLVLQRKNLLAQENVETQNLKLGSDMDHLQSCYAKLKEQLESSRREMIGLQERDRQLQCKNRNLHQLLKNEKDEVQKLQNIIASRATQYNHDMKRKEREYNKLKERLHQLVMNKKDKKIAMDVLNYVGRADGKRGSWRTGKTEARNEDEMYKILLNDYEYRQKQILMENAELKKVLQQMKREMISLLSPQKQKPRERADDRTTVVSDVEDDAGELSRESMWDLSCEAVREQLTNSIRAQWRILKSHVEKLDNQVSKVHLDGFNEDGVISRQDHEQETEKLELEIQQCKEMIKTQQQLLQQLTTACDDDTTSLLRDCYLLEEKERLKEEWSLFKEQKKNFERERRSFTEAAIRLGSERKAFEEERACWLKQQFLNMTTFDPQNSANVKLFSAFSGNSDRDNLTVPSRPRQRKPHGVCRRSPAGTSKLTKSLPTSPTSDFGQTRSCVSEHSSSNVLNITNEETKPNQTGRECLSPSWSLAPRPGSQDGCYNGCPLTCTSAHEEEDDLP comes from the exons ATGGGAGATTGGATGACTGTTACAGATCCAGCTCTGTCTTCAG AAAGCATAAATATCTCGCAATATACCTCAGAAACAAAGATGTCTCCATCAAGTTTATACTCACATCAAGTGCTATGTTCTTCAATACCGTTATCAAAAAATGTGCAGAGTTTTTTCAGTGCCTTCTGCACGGAAGAGAATATTGAACAAAGTATTTGCTATCTGGATCAG GAATTGACTACTTTCGGCTTTCCTTCATTATATGAAGAATCCAAAGACAAAGATGCCAAGAGAGGATTAAATATAGTTGCTGTTTTAAATTGTATGAATGAACTACTTGTACTTCAACGGAAGAACCTTCTAGCTCAGGAAAATGTGGAAACACAGAATCTGAAACTTGGAAGTGATATGGATCATCTCCAGAGCTGCTACGCAAAGCTTAAG GAACAACTGGAATCCTCCAGGAGAGAAATGATTGGACTTCAGGAACGAGACAGACAGCTACAATGCAAGAACAGGAATTTGCACCAGCTGCTTAAAAATGAGAAGGATGAG GTGCAAAAGTTACAAAATATCATTGCAAGCCGAGCTACACAGTACAATCATGATATGAAGAGAAAAGAACGTGAATATAATAAATTAAAGGAACGTCTGCATCAACTTGTTATGAACAAAAAGGATAAAAAAATAG CTATGGACGTTTTAAACTACGTGGGACGAGCTGATGGGAAAAGAGGCTCCTGGAGAACTGGTAAAACTGAAGCTAG GAATGAAGATGAAATGTATAAAATTCTCTTGAACGATTATGAATATCGTCAGAAACAAATCCTAATGGAAAATGCTGAACTGAAGAAGGTTCTTCAGCAAATGAAAAGGGAAAtgatttctcttctttctccccaaaaGCAGAAACCTCGGGAAAGAGCCGATGATAGGACAACC GTTGTTTCTGATGTTGAAGATGACGCTGGGGAACTAAGTAGAGAGAGCATGTGGGATCTTTCCTGCGAAGCGGTGAGAGAACAGCTGACAAATAGCATCCGAGCACAGTGGAGAATCTTGAAAAGTCATGTAGAAAAACTGGATAACCAAG TTTCAAAGGTACACTTAGATGGCTTTAATGAGGACGGTGTAATTTCACGACAAGACCATGAACAAGAGACTGAAAAGCTTGAATTAGAAATTCAGCAGTGTAAAGAAATGATTAAAACTCAGCAACAACTTTTACAG CAGCTTACTACCGCATGTGACGATGATACCACCTCTCTACTACGAGACTGTTATTTGTTGGAAGAAAAAGAACGTCTCAAAGAAGAGTGGtctttatttaaagagcaaaaaaAGAATTTCGagagagaaagacgaagctttacGGAAGCCGCTATTCGCCTGGGATCGGAG AGGAAGGCGTTTGAAGAAGAAAGAGCCTGTTGGTTAAAGCAACAGTTTTTAAATATGACGACCTTCGACCCCCAGAACTCAGCAAATGTGAAACTTTTCAGTGCCTTCTCAGGAA ATTCTGATCGGGACAATCTTACAGTACCCTCAAGGCCACGGCAGAGGAAGCCTCACGGTGTGTGCCGCAGGTCTCCCGCCGGCACGTCTAAACTTACTAAATCCCTTCCGACGTCTCCTACTTCCGACTTTGGCCAGACACGCTCCTGTGTATCTGAACATAG TTCAAGCAATGTACTGAATATAACTAATGAAGAAACTAAACCAAATCAGACTGGGAGAGAATGTCTAAGTCCGTCATGGAGCCTGGCGCCCAGACCTGGGTCACAGGATGGTTGCTACAATGGATGCCCCTTGACCTGCACAAGTGCTCATGAAGAAGAAGATGACTTACCTTAG
- the SSX2IP gene encoding afadin- and alpha-actinin-binding protein isoform X3 translates to MGDWMTVTDPALSSESINISQYTSETKMSPSSLYSHQVLCSSIPLSKNVQSFFSAFCTEENIEQSICYLDQELTTFGFPSLYEESKDKDAKRGLNIVAVLNCMNELLVLQRKNLLAQENVETQNLKLGSDMDHLQSCYAKLKEQLESSRREMIGLQERDRQLQCKNRNLHQLLKNEKDEVQKLQNIIASRATQYNHDMKRKEREYNKLKERLHQLVMNKKDKKIAMDVLNYVGRADGKRGSWRTGKTEARNEDEMYKILLNDYEYRQKQILMENAELKKVLQQMKREMISLLSPQKQKPRERADDRTTVVSDVEDDAGELSRESMWDLSCEAVREQLTNSIRAQWRILKSHVEKLDNQVSKVHLDGFNEDGVISRQDHEQETEKLELEIQQCKEMIKTQQQLLQQLTTACDDDTTSLLRDCYLLEEKERLKEEWSLFKEQKKNFERERRSFTEAAIRLGSERKAFEEERACWLKQQFLNMTTFDPQNSANVKLFSAFSGTDSDRDNLTVPSRPRQRKPHGVCRRSPAGTSKLTKSLPTSPTSDFGQTRSCVSEHSSSNVLNITNEETKPNQTGRECLSPSWSLAPRPGSQDGCYNGCPLTCTSAHEEEDDLP, encoded by the exons ATGGGAGATTGGATGACTGTTACAGATCCAGCTCTGTCTTCAG AAAGCATAAATATCTCGCAATATACCTCAGAAACAAAGATGTCTCCATCAAGTTTATACTCACATCAAGTGCTATGTTCTTCAATACCGTTATCAAAAAATGTGCAGAGTTTTTTCAGTGCCTTCTGCACGGAAGAGAATATTGAACAAAGTATTTGCTATCTGGATCAG GAATTGACTACTTTCGGCTTTCCTTCATTATATGAAGAATCCAAAGACAAAGATGCCAAGAGAGGATTAAATATAGTTGCTGTTTTAAATTGTATGAATGAACTACTTGTACTTCAACGGAAGAACCTTCTAGCTCAGGAAAATGTGGAAACACAGAATCTGAAACTTGGAAGTGATATGGATCATCTCCAGAGCTGCTACGCAAAGCTTAAG GAACAACTGGAATCCTCCAGGAGAGAAATGATTGGACTTCAGGAACGAGACAGACAGCTACAATGCAAGAACAGGAATTTGCACCAGCTGCTTAAAAATGAGAAGGATGAG GTGCAAAAGTTACAAAATATCATTGCAAGCCGAGCTACACAGTACAATCATGATATGAAGAGAAAAGAACGTGAATATAATAAATTAAAGGAACGTCTGCATCAACTTGTTATGAACAAAAAGGATAAAAAAATAG CTATGGACGTTTTAAACTACGTGGGACGAGCTGATGGGAAAAGAGGCTCCTGGAGAACTGGTAAAACTGAAGCTAG GAATGAAGATGAAATGTATAAAATTCTCTTGAACGATTATGAATATCGTCAGAAACAAATCCTAATGGAAAATGCTGAACTGAAGAAGGTTCTTCAGCAAATGAAAAGGGAAAtgatttctcttctttctccccaaaaGCAGAAACCTCGGGAAAGAGCCGATGATAGGACAACC GTTGTTTCTGATGTTGAAGATGACGCTGGGGAACTAAGTAGAGAGAGCATGTGGGATCTTTCCTGCGAAGCGGTGAGAGAACAGCTGACAAATAGCATCCGAGCACAGTGGAGAATCTTGAAAAGTCATGTAGAAAAACTGGATAACCAAG TTTCAAAGGTACACTTAGATGGCTTTAATGAGGACGGTGTAATTTCACGACAAGACCATGAACAAGAGACTGAAAAGCTTGAATTAGAAATTCAGCAGTGTAAAGAAATGATTAAAACTCAGCAACAACTTTTACAG CAGCTTACTACCGCATGTGACGATGATACCACCTCTCTACTACGAGACTGTTATTTGTTGGAAGAAAAAGAACGTCTCAAAGAAGAGTGGtctttatttaaagagcaaaaaaAGAATTTCGagagagaaagacgaagctttacGGAAGCCGCTATTCGCCTGGGATCGGAG AGGAAGGCGTTTGAAGAAGAAAGAGCCTGTTGGTTAAAGCAACAGTTTTTAAATATGACGACCTTCGACCCCCAGAACTCAGCAAATGTGAAACTTTTCAGTGCCTTCTCAGGAA CAGATTCTGATCGGGACAATCTTACAGTACCCTCAAGGCCACGGCAGAGGAAGCCTCACGGTGTGTGCCGCAGGTCTCCCGCCGGCACGTCTAAACTTACTAAATCCCTTCCGACGTCTCCTACTTCCGACTTTGGCCAGACACGCTCCTGTGTATCTGAACATAG TTCAAGCAATGTACTGAATATAACTAATGAAGAAACTAAACCAAATCAGACTGGGAGAGAATGTCTAAGTCCGTCATGGAGCCTGGCGCCCAGACCTGGGTCACAGGATGGTTGCTACAATGGATGCCCCTTGACCTGCACAAGTGCTCATGAAGAAGAAGATGACTTACCTTAG
- the SSX2IP gene encoding afadin- and alpha-actinin-binding protein isoform X5, whose translation MGDWMTVTDPALSSESINISQYTSETKMSPSSLYSHQVLCSSIPLSKNVQSFFSAFCTEENIEQSICYLDQELTTFGFPSLYEESKDKDAKRGLNIVAVLNCMNELLVLQRKNLLAQENVETQNLKLGSDMDHLQSCYAKLKEQLESSRREMIGLQERDRQLQCKNRNLHQLLKNEKDEVQKLQNIIASRATQYNHDMKRKEREYNKLKERLHQLVMNKKDKKIAMDVLNYVGRADGKRGSWRTGKTEARNEDEMYKILLNDYEYRQKQILMENAELKKVLQQMKREMISLLSPQKQKPRERADDRTTVVSDVEDDAGELSRESMWDLSCEAVREQLTNSIRAQWRILKSHVEKLDNQVSKVHLDGFNEDGVISRQDHEQETEKLELEIQQCKEMIKTQQQLLQQQLTTACDDDTTSLLRDCYLLEEKERLKEEWSLFKEQKKNFERERRSFTEAAIRLGSERKAFEEERACWLKQQFLNMTTFDPQNSANVKLFSAFSGTDSDRDNLTVPSRPRQRKPHGVCRRSPAGTSKLTKSLPTSPTSDFGQTRSCVSEHRITTL comes from the exons ATGGGAGATTGGATGACTGTTACAGATCCAGCTCTGTCTTCAG AAAGCATAAATATCTCGCAATATACCTCAGAAACAAAGATGTCTCCATCAAGTTTATACTCACATCAAGTGCTATGTTCTTCAATACCGTTATCAAAAAATGTGCAGAGTTTTTTCAGTGCCTTCTGCACGGAAGAGAATATTGAACAAAGTATTTGCTATCTGGATCAG GAATTGACTACTTTCGGCTTTCCTTCATTATATGAAGAATCCAAAGACAAAGATGCCAAGAGAGGATTAAATATAGTTGCTGTTTTAAATTGTATGAATGAACTACTTGTACTTCAACGGAAGAACCTTCTAGCTCAGGAAAATGTGGAAACACAGAATCTGAAACTTGGAAGTGATATGGATCATCTCCAGAGCTGCTACGCAAAGCTTAAG GAACAACTGGAATCCTCCAGGAGAGAAATGATTGGACTTCAGGAACGAGACAGACAGCTACAATGCAAGAACAGGAATTTGCACCAGCTGCTTAAAAATGAGAAGGATGAG GTGCAAAAGTTACAAAATATCATTGCAAGCCGAGCTACACAGTACAATCATGATATGAAGAGAAAAGAACGTGAATATAATAAATTAAAGGAACGTCTGCATCAACTTGTTATGAACAAAAAGGATAAAAAAATAG CTATGGACGTTTTAAACTACGTGGGACGAGCTGATGGGAAAAGAGGCTCCTGGAGAACTGGTAAAACTGAAGCTAG GAATGAAGATGAAATGTATAAAATTCTCTTGAACGATTATGAATATCGTCAGAAACAAATCCTAATGGAAAATGCTGAACTGAAGAAGGTTCTTCAGCAAATGAAAAGGGAAAtgatttctcttctttctccccaaaaGCAGAAACCTCGGGAAAGAGCCGATGATAGGACAACC GTTGTTTCTGATGTTGAAGATGACGCTGGGGAACTAAGTAGAGAGAGCATGTGGGATCTTTCCTGCGAAGCGGTGAGAGAACAGCTGACAAATAGCATCCGAGCACAGTGGAGAATCTTGAAAAGTCATGTAGAAAAACTGGATAACCAAG TTTCAAAGGTACACTTAGATGGCTTTAATGAGGACGGTGTAATTTCACGACAAGACCATGAACAAGAGACTGAAAAGCTTGAATTAGAAATTCAGCAGTGTAAAGAAATGATTAAAACTCAGCAACAACTTTTACAG cAGCAGCTTACTACCGCATGTGACGATGATACCACCTCTCTACTACGAGACTGTTATTTGTTGGAAGAAAAAGAACGTCTCAAAGAAGAGTGGtctttatttaaagagcaaaaaaAGAATTTCGagagagaaagacgaagctttacGGAAGCCGCTATTCGCCTGGGATCGGAG AGGAAGGCGTTTGAAGAAGAAAGAGCCTGTTGGTTAAAGCAACAGTTTTTAAATATGACGACCTTCGACCCCCAGAACTCAGCAAATGTGAAACTTTTCAGTGCCTTCTCAGGAA CAGATTCTGATCGGGACAATCTTACAGTACCCTCAAGGCCACGGCAGAGGAAGCCTCACGGTGTGTGCCGCAGGTCTCCCGCCGGCACGTCTAAACTTACTAAATCCCTTCCGACGTCTCCTACTTCCGACTTTGGCCAGACACGCTCCTGTGTATCTGAACATAG gatTACCACATTGTGA